The following proteins come from a genomic window of Rhodoligotrophos sp. CJ14:
- a CDS encoding 2-hydroxymuconate tautomerase yields the protein MPVIQITMIEGRTQDQKSAMYREVTDAVQRTLGSPPESVRIIVNEVPRTHFAVAGIAKSESSKT from the coding sequence ATGCCCGTAATCCAAATCACCATGATCGAGGGACGCACCCAGGATCAGAAATCCGCGATGTATCGCGAGGTGACTGACGCCGTTCAGCGAACCCTCGGCAGCCCGCCCGAAAGCGTCCGCATCATTGTGAACGAGGTCCCGCGCACCCACTTCGCCGTCGCTGGCATCGCGAAGTCCGAGTCCAGCAAGACATAA
- a CDS encoding pyridoxal phosphate-dependent aminotransferase has protein sequence MTELNLNIHAAGIVEEGAFAVLDRVLQSKAAGNDVINLGIGQPDLVPPAHVIEAAIRALRDGPHGYTSSVGIDALREAVAVDVMTRTGASVSRDEVVIVPGGKVTIFLAAMLLGGAGAEILYPDPGFPCYREAIRLSGARAIPYPIHQEKDFAFDAQEVMGLVNANTRLIIVNSPANPTGGVVPRHELDVLAQGLEAHPQVLVLSDEIYSQLVFEDSDFTSLFSHPGLRNRTILLDGWSKTFAMTGWRLGFGVWPLHLIGHVRKLISATHSCVNVAAQMGGLAAITGPRTEIANYRLVLQQRRDALIAALNDIPGVSCRVPGGAFYAFPDVTDTGWPSEALADKLLERAHVAVVPGDSFGANGSGFLRLSYATDQARLLEAVERIKEFLVTFPALGRAGNFL, from the coding sequence ATGACAGAACTCAACCTCAACATCCATGCAGCCGGAATCGTGGAGGAGGGTGCATTCGCGGTGCTGGACCGCGTGCTGCAGTCGAAAGCCGCGGGCAATGATGTGATCAATCTCGGGATCGGCCAGCCCGATCTCGTGCCGCCGGCGCATGTGATTGAGGCTGCGATTCGCGCCCTCAGGGACGGTCCGCATGGCTATACGTCGAGTGTAGGCATTGATGCGCTGCGCGAGGCGGTGGCTGTCGATGTGATGACAAGAACCGGCGCGAGCGTTTCGCGGGATGAGGTGGTGATCGTGCCAGGGGGCAAGGTGACCATCTTCCTTGCCGCCATGCTGCTGGGCGGGGCGGGGGCTGAGATCCTCTATCCGGATCCGGGTTTTCCCTGCTATCGCGAGGCCATTCGCTTATCGGGTGCGCGGGCCATTCCCTATCCCATTCACCAGGAGAAGGATTTCGCCTTCGATGCCCAGGAGGTGATGGGGCTCGTCAATGCCAATACCCGGCTGATCATCGTCAATAGCCCAGCCAATCCCACGGGCGGCGTGGTGCCGCGCCATGAGCTCGACGTGCTGGCGCAAGGGCTCGAGGCTCACCCGCAAGTGCTGGTGCTGAGCGATGAAATCTATTCGCAGCTCGTGTTCGAGGATTCGGACTTCACCAGCCTGTTCTCTCATCCGGGACTGCGCAACCGGACCATTCTGCTCGACGGGTGGAGCAAGACCTTCGCCATGACCGGCTGGCGGCTCGGGTTCGGGGTGTGGCCGCTTCACCTCATCGGGCATGTGCGCAAGCTGATCTCGGCCACCCATTCCTGCGTGAATGTGGCTGCGCAAATGGGGGGACTTGCGGCCATCACGGGGCCGCGGACGGAGATCGCGAATTACCGCCTTGTCCTGCAGCAGCGGCGCGATGCGCTCATTGCCGCTCTCAATGACATTCCGGGGGTCAGTTGCCGCGTGCCGGGCGGGGCATTCTATGCTTTTCCCGATGTTACGGACACGGGATGGCCAAGCGAGGCATTGGCAGACAAGCTGCTGGAGCGTGCGCATGTGGCGGTCGTGCCAGGTGACAGCTTTGGCGCAAATGGCAGCGGATTCCTGCGGCTCTCCTATGCGACCGATCAGGCCAGGCTGCTCGAAGCGGTCGAGCGGATCAAAGAATTCCTGGTGACCTTTCCGGCGCTGGGCCGGGCTGGAAATTTCCTATAG
- a CDS encoding NAD(P)-dependent oxidoreductase gives MRIGFAGAGIMGQGMAENLIKHGHELRVLGHKRRERIEALIALGAEEAASAEALASTSEVIILCLPNSQIVEAVVADMRPGLTAGQLVIDTTTAEPQSSRRLHGELKARGIGFVDAPLAGGTKEAKAGQLGALVGAAAEDFERARPVLDCFCRQVSWFGGPGAGNTAKLISNYHVLGTVAVIIEAFRLAREAEIDWQKLYDVMLCGSGNSLALRRIMDAAVAGDFDGYAFSVANATKDISYGIELLQSMQCTTPLAEAIKDLYVKAAASGDPQRFISRLLAESDNRKH, from the coding sequence ATGCGGATTGGCTTCGCGGGCGCTGGCATCATGGGTCAGGGCATGGCCGAGAACCTGATCAAGCACGGGCATGAGCTGCGTGTGCTCGGCCATAAGCGGCGGGAGCGGATCGAGGCGCTGATCGCGCTGGGCGCGGAGGAGGCCGCAAGCGCCGAGGCGCTCGCAAGCACAAGCGAGGTCATCATCCTCTGCCTGCCCAATTCGCAGATCGTCGAAGCGGTGGTCGCCGACATGCGGCCGGGACTTACCGCAGGTCAGCTGGTGATCGATACGACCACAGCCGAGCCGCAATCGAGCCGCCGGCTTCATGGTGAGCTCAAGGCAAGGGGAATCGGGTTTGTGGACGCGCCGCTTGCGGGCGGGACCAAGGAGGCGAAAGCCGGGCAGCTCGGCGCACTGGTCGGCGCGGCGGCTGAGGATTTCGAGCGCGCACGGCCCGTGCTTGATTGCTTCTGCCGCCAGGTTTCCTGGTTCGGCGGTCCTGGAGCGGGCAATACGGCAAAACTAATCAGCAACTATCATGTGCTGGGTACAGTTGCGGTGATCATCGAGGCCTTCCGGCTCGCGCGCGAGGCCGAGATCGACTGGCAAAAGCTCTATGACGTGATGCTGTGCGGATCAGGCAATTCGCTCGCCCTACGCCGGATCATGGACGCAGCCGTTGCCGGTGATTTCGACGGCTATGCGTTCAGCGTCGCGAATGCCACGAAAGATATCAGCTATGGGATTGAGCTCTTGCAATCGATGCAGTGCACAACGCCTCTCGCAGAAGCGATAAAGGACCTCTATGTTAAGGCGGCCGCTTCGGGGGATCCGCAGCGCTTCATCAGTCGGCTCTTGGCGGAGAGTGACAATCGGAAACACTGA
- a CDS encoding SDR family oxidoreductase, translating into MSGRLSGKTAFITAAGHGIGRAAALAMAREGARVFATDVNADALSSLAAEQTGIETFTLDVLKPDEIAQAPARVGATPNILFNCAGYVHNGTLLETTEEWWDFSFDLNVKSQFRVMKAFLPLMLEAGGGSIINMASVASSVKGVPNRAVYSATKAAVIGLTKSVAADYVGRGIRCNAICPGTVDTPSLNERMRALGDYEAARKAFIARQPMGRLATADEIAPLIVYLASDEAHFVTGQIHIIDGGWAM; encoded by the coding sequence ATGTCAGGCAGGCTTTCCGGAAAAACCGCATTCATCACCGCCGCCGGCCACGGCATCGGCAGAGCAGCCGCATTGGCTATGGCGCGTGAGGGCGCTCGCGTCTTCGCAACCGATGTCAATGCCGATGCCCTGTCATCGCTCGCCGCCGAACAGACGGGGATCGAGACGTTCACCTTGGATGTGTTGAAGCCCGACGAAATCGCACAGGCCCCGGCGCGCGTGGGCGCAACGCCGAACATCCTCTTCAACTGTGCAGGTTACGTGCACAATGGCACTCTGCTCGAAACGACCGAGGAGTGGTGGGACTTCTCGTTTGATCTGAATGTAAAGAGCCAGTTTCGTGTGATGAAGGCTTTCCTGCCGCTGATGCTGGAAGCCGGCGGCGGCTCGATCATCAACATGGCCTCGGTGGCCTCTTCGGTGAAAGGCGTGCCCAATCGCGCCGTCTATAGTGCCACCAAGGCCGCCGTGATCGGTCTCACCAAATCCGTTGCCGCCGATTATGTCGGCCGCGGCATTCGCTGCAACGCCATCTGTCCGGGTACGGTTGATACGCCTTCCTTGAACGAACGCATGCGGGCGCTCGGCGACTACGAAGCGGCCCGCAAGGCCTTCATCGCCCGCCAGCCCATGGGAAGGCTCGCGACCGCCGACGAGATCGCACCGCTGATCGTCTACCTCGCCAGCGATGAGGCGCATTTCGTGACGGGACAGATCCACATCATCGATGGCGGTTGGGCGATGTAG
- a CDS encoding NifU family protein: MFIQTEATPNPATMKFLPGRTVLAGEPRNFRNEEEAQISPLARRLFEIDGVSGVFLAEDYVSVTKSDGDWQHLKPAILGVIMEHYLSGQPVLAENAAAKDQGEQFFDDADEEIVETIKELLETRVQPAVAQDGGNITFHGYRDGVVFLNMEGACSGCPSSTATLKHGIENLLRHFIPEVVEVRPV, from the coding sequence ATGTTCATCCAGACGGAAGCCACCCCGAACCCGGCCACCATGAAGTTTTTGCCTGGCCGCACCGTTCTCGCCGGTGAGCCCCGCAATTTCCGCAACGAGGAAGAGGCGCAGATCTCACCACTGGCCCGCCGCCTGTTCGAGATTGACGGCGTGAGCGGCGTGTTTCTCGCCGAGGACTATGTCTCCGTCACCAAGTCCGATGGCGATTGGCAGCATCTCAAGCCGGCCATTCTCGGCGTGATCATGGAGCATTACCTCTCGGGCCAGCCGGTCCTGGCCGAGAATGCCGCAGCGAAGGACCAGGGCGAGCAGTTCTTTGACGATGCCGACGAGGAGATCGTCGAGACCATCAAGGAATTGCTCGAAACCCGCGTACAGCCTGCGGTCGCCCAGGATGGTGGCAATATCACCTTCCATGGCTATCGCGATGGCGTGGTCTTTCTGAACATGGAAGGCGCCTGCTCGGGATGCCCGAGCTCGACGGCGACTTTGAAGCATGGCATCGAGAACCTGCTGCGCCACTTCATCCCGGAGGTCGTGGAGGTGCGGCCGGTCTGA
- the fmt gene encoding methionyl-tRNA formyltransferase, whose product MRIVFMGTPGFAVPALSEVLGQGHEVVAVYTQPPRPAGRGMSLKKSPVHGFAEANGLKVRHPLTLRDKAEQARFSALAADAAVVVAYGLILPQPVLDAPVHGCFNIHASLLPRWRGAAPIQRAIMAGDERTGVSIMRMEAGLDTGPVCLSETVPITPETTAGDLHDQLAEVGASLMVRALAALSRGGLDCQPQAVQGVTYAEKIGKAEAHLRLDLPASQVLHAIHGLSPAPGAWVMAGSGPAPFRLKLLRAEMVEGRGRPGEVLDDRLTIACGSGAIRPLLVQREGKAPMQADQFLRGTAVPVGSLLG is encoded by the coding sequence ATGCGTATCGTCTTCATGGGAACGCCCGGCTTCGCGGTGCCCGCCCTGAGCGAGGTGCTCGGCCAGGGGCATGAGGTGGTCGCGGTCTATACGCAGCCGCCAAGGCCCGCCGGGCGGGGGATGAGCCTCAAGAAATCACCGGTCCATGGGTTTGCCGAGGCCAACGGCCTCAAGGTGCGCCATCCCCTCACGCTGAGGGACAAGGCAGAACAGGCGCGGTTCTCTGCTCTTGCCGCTGATGCGGCTGTCGTGGTCGCCTATGGCTTGATCCTGCCCCAGCCGGTGCTCGATGCCCCTGTGCATGGGTGCTTCAACATTCACGCGTCGCTTCTGCCGCGCTGGCGTGGGGCTGCGCCCATTCAGCGGGCGATTATGGCGGGCGACGAGCGGACAGGGGTGTCGATCATGCGCATGGAGGCCGGGCTTGATACCGGCCCCGTCTGCCTCAGCGAGACCGTGCCGATCACGCCAGAGACCACTGCGGGCGATCTTCATGATCAGCTCGCGGAGGTGGGGGCGAGCCTGATGGTGCGGGCCCTGGCCGCATTGTCGCGGGGCGGGCTTGATTGCCAACCCCAGGCGGTGCAGGGCGTTACCTATGCGGAAAAGATCGGGAAGGCCGAAGCCCATCTCAGGCTTGATCTGCCGGCATCACAGGTGTTGCACGCGATCCATGGCCTTTCGCCCGCGCCGGGCGCATGGGTGATGGCCGGATCGGGCCCGGCACCATTCCGGCTCAAGTTGTTGCGCGCCGAAATGGTGGAGGGCAGGGGCCGTCCCGGCGAGGTGCTGGATGACAGGCTGACCATTGCTTGCGGCAGCGGGGCCATTCGCCCACTCCTGGTGCAGCGGGAGGGAAAGGCGCCGATGCAAGCCGACCAGTTCCTGCGCGGAACCGCAGTGCCAGTGGGCTCGCTTCTCGGCTAA
- the def gene encoding peptide deformylase, producing MSIRPIVELPEPLLRDVSKPVDAVTDEIRTLIDDMFETMYEAPGIGLAAIQIGVPLRIFVTDVAKDEAPPQPLTFINPEITWASEELSEYEEGCLSIPDYTAPVQRPAEVKIKFLDRNGAEQEMHCTGLLATCVQHELDHLNGVLFIDHLSRLKRDRVLKRFAKAKRLKEA from the coding sequence ATGAGTATTCGCCCCATCGTCGAACTTCCCGAGCCATTGCTGCGGGACGTCTCCAAACCCGTGGATGCGGTTACGGATGAAATCCGCACGCTGATCGACGACATGTTCGAGACCATGTATGAGGCGCCGGGGATCGGGCTCGCAGCAATCCAGATCGGCGTGCCTTTGCGGATTTTCGTGACCGATGTTGCCAAGGACGAGGCGCCGCCGCAGCCCTTGACCTTCATCAATCCTGAGATCACCTGGGCCTCGGAAGAGCTCAGTGAATATGAAGAGGGGTGCCTCTCAATTCCGGACTATACGGCCCCGGTGCAGCGGCCGGCCGAGGTGAAGATAAAGTTCCTGGATCGGAATGGTGCCGAGCAGGAGATGCATTGCACCGGCTTGCTCGCGACCTGCGTTCAGCATGAACTCGACCATCTCAACGGGGTTCTCTTCATCGACCATCTTTCCCGGCTCAAGCGAGATCGGGTGCTGAAGCGGTTTGCGAAGGCCAAGCGGTTGAAAGAGGCCTGA
- a CDS encoding DNA recombination protein RmuC, producing MFSLDQPLFVAAGIRVSYLEAGLALAILATVLLCLTLVFAWRSLRGGRESGEAIAARTAMMEQRLAELSGQLRSFADGIASRDGHLARTLDQRLDLVARRTGDGLGQINERLAVIDRAQRNIAELTSKVVSLQDILSNKQARGAFGQARMEAIIRDGLPMGVYHFQPTLSNGTRPDCLVDLPETGRRLVIDAKFPLEAFSALKAARTEADSRAAAQRLRQDVAKHIKDISGKYLIPGETHDTAVMFVPSEAIYADLYEHFEDVIQYAHRARVIIASPNVMMLVVQTLQAVFKDVRMREQAGLIKAEVSAILEDVGRLHARVLDLQKHFGQANQDIEKITISAEKIAKRGFRIEQMDLPAPEVQPTMAGPRLAAGE from the coding sequence ATGTTCAGTCTAGATCAGCCTCTGTTCGTAGCGGCCGGCATTCGCGTCAGCTATCTCGAAGCGGGCCTGGCGCTCGCGATCCTCGCCACTGTCCTGCTATGTCTAACCCTGGTGTTCGCCTGGCGCTCGCTGCGCGGCGGGCGCGAGAGTGGGGAAGCCATAGCGGCTCGGACTGCCATGATGGAGCAACGCCTGGCCGAGCTGAGCGGTCAATTGCGGTCATTCGCCGATGGGATTGCCAGCCGCGATGGTCATCTGGCCCGCACGCTCGACCAGCGGCTCGATCTTGTCGCACGCCGAACGGGCGACGGTCTGGGTCAGATCAACGAGCGCCTGGCAGTGATCGATCGTGCCCAGCGCAATATTGCCGAGCTCACCTCCAAGGTGGTGAGCCTGCAGGATATCTTGTCAAACAAGCAGGCCCGCGGCGCCTTCGGCCAGGCCCGCATGGAGGCGATCATCCGTGATGGCCTGCCGATGGGTGTGTATCATTTTCAACCCACCCTCTCCAACGGCACCCGCCCTGACTGTCTCGTCGATCTGCCGGAAACCGGTCGCAGGCTCGTCATCGACGCAAAGTTTCCCTTGGAAGCCTTTTCCGCGCTAAAGGCCGCCCGGACTGAGGCCGATAGCCGGGCGGCGGCCCAGCGTCTCCGCCAGGACGTGGCGAAGCACATCAAGGACATTTCCGGCAAGTATCTGATCCCCGGCGAGACCCACGACACGGCCGTGATGTTTGTACCCTCCGAGGCCATCTACGCCGATCTTTACGAGCATTTCGAGGATGTCATTCAATATGCCCATCGCGCCAGGGTGATCATCGCCTCGCCCAATGTGATGATGCTCGTGGTCCAGACTTTGCAAGCCGTCTTCAAGGACGTGCGCATGCGCGAGCAGGCCGGGCTGATCAAGGCGGAAGTGTCCGCCATTCTCGAGGATGTCGGCCGGCTTCATGCGCGCGTGCTCGACCTTCAGAAGCATTTTGGCCAGGCGAATCAGGATATCGAGAAGATCACCATATCCGCCGAGAAGATCGCCAAGCGCGGCTTCCGCATTGAGCAGATGGATCTGCCTGCACCGGAAGTGCAGCCCACCATGGCTGGTCCGCGGCTTGCGGCCGGTGAGTAG
- a CDS encoding AmpG family muropeptide MFS transporter: MSATDARRTERIASWLKALRVYLEPRVLIVMFLGFSSGLPLALSGSTLAIWMADRGVDLAAIGLFALVGLPYTIKFLWAPIVDAWNIPLLTRLLGRRRAWLVLSQLLLIAAILFLGSLNPVISPWLVALGAILLAAASATQDTVIDAFRVESLNVDQQAAGMAVFVPAYRVGLLISSAFVIALVGWLEHEGVAASSVWFYGYAAMAVLMVVGIAASLLATEPEASEKAQAEEMAATEQGEHPGNPVVKLWSAALGAFADFLTKPHVAAILLFVLLYKFCDAFAGVMTGPFVIRIGFDKTAYAAIVKGVGFFAVLLGGFVGGVLARAYPMAACLWIAGILQTFSNLVFSWLAWMGTDLTALGVAISVENFTGGIGTVIFVAYLSSLCTSPLHTATQYALLSALSAVGRTVLASTSGYVAEMTGWIWFFVLTALAAIPSLILLAWLQSRGHFEEIAAASRSTKR; this comes from the coding sequence ATGAGCGCAACCGACGCGAGACGGACGGAGCGGATCGCAAGCTGGCTCAAGGCCTTGCGTGTCTATCTCGAGCCGCGCGTCCTCATCGTGATGTTTCTGGGCTTCTCCTCGGGTCTGCCATTGGCGCTGTCGGGCTCGACCCTTGCGATCTGGATGGCCGATCGCGGCGTTGATCTTGCAGCCATTGGCCTGTTCGCCCTGGTCGGCCTGCCCTATACCATCAAGTTTTTATGGGCGCCTATCGTCGATGCCTGGAACATTCCCCTTCTCACCCGGCTGTTGGGGCGGCGTCGCGCCTGGCTCGTCCTCTCCCAGCTCCTACTGATCGCGGCCATCCTCTTCCTCGGCAGCCTCAATCCCGTGATCTCCCCGTGGCTGGTTGCGCTCGGTGCCATCTTGCTGGCAGCCGCTTCGGCAACTCAGGACACGGTGATTGATGCCTTCCGCGTCGAAAGCCTCAATGTCGACCAGCAGGCGGCCGGAATGGCCGTGTTCGTGCCGGCCTACCGGGTCGGCCTCCTGATTTCCTCAGCCTTTGTGATTGCGCTGGTGGGCTGGCTCGAACACGAGGGCGTCGCCGCGAGCAGTGTCTGGTTCTATGGCTATGCCGCCATGGCTGTCTTGATGGTGGTCGGCATCGCCGCGAGCCTGTTGGCCACCGAGCCCGAAGCCTCCGAGAAAGCTCAAGCCGAGGAAATGGCGGCAACCGAGCAAGGCGAGCATCCCGGCAATCCCGTGGTGAAGCTGTGGAGTGCGGCCTTGGGGGCCTTTGCCGATTTCCTCACCAAGCCTCATGTCGCAGCAATCCTGCTTTTCGTGCTTCTCTATAAGTTCTGCGACGCCTTTGCCGGGGTCATGACCGGACCCTTCGTGATCCGCATCGGCTTCGACAAGACGGCCTATGCTGCGATCGTCAAGGGGGTCGGCTTCTTTGCCGTGCTACTCGGCGGCTTTGTCGGCGGCGTTCTCGCGCGCGCCTATCCCATGGCAGCCTGCCTATGGATCGCCGGTATCCTGCAGACGTTTTCGAACCTCGTTTTTTCCTGGCTCGCCTGGATGGGCACTGACCTCACCGCTCTCGGGGTGGCCATATCGGTTGAGAATTTCACCGGCGGCATCGGCACTGTGATCTTTGTTGCCTATCTGTCGAGCCTGTGCACCAGCCCGCTCCATACGGCAACCCAATATGCATTGCTGTCTGCCCTTTCCGCTGTGGGGCGTACGGTGCTGGCGTCAACCTCGGGCTATGTCGCGGAAATGACCGGCTGGATCTGGTTCTTCGTGCTGACGGCCCTGGCCGCCATTCCATCCCTAATACTCCTGGCATGGCTTCAATCGCGCGGCCATTTCGAGGAGATCGCGGCCGCCTCACGCTCAACGAAGCGATGA
- a CDS encoding ParA family protein, which produces MTFSVAVMNTKGGCGKTTIATHLAAAFASSGLVTALADYDKQKSAVIFGELRGEQGARIEVLDWREDFGAVGRNVQRLIIDCPASLKVARSQEVIREADAVVVPVQASVYDERATLAFLDDIEQLKKIKSGKKQILLVANRFRAASLQARRLERLMLGHGYEIAARIPDRSVYPKLAEQGLTVFDVTSKAALAEQEHWLGLLEALERLALSSLR; this is translated from the coding sequence ATGACCTTCTCGGTTGCGGTGATGAACACGAAAGGCGGTTGCGGGAAGACGACCATCGCCACCCACCTGGCAGCGGCTTTCGCCAGCTCGGGCCTCGTGACGGCGCTTGCGGATTATGACAAGCAGAAGAGCGCTGTCATCTTCGGTGAATTGCGCGGCGAGCAGGGAGCGCGGATAGAGGTGCTCGACTGGCGCGAAGATTTCGGCGCGGTGGGCCGCAATGTGCAGCGCCTGATCATCGATTGCCCGGCCTCGCTGAAGGTGGCGCGATCGCAGGAGGTGATCCGGGAGGCGGACGCGGTCGTGGTGCCGGTGCAGGCCTCCGTCTATGACGAGCGGGCAACGCTGGCGTTTCTCGACGATATCGAGCAGCTCAAGAAAATCAAATCCGGCAAGAAGCAGATCCTACTGGTCGCCAACCGGTTTCGTGCCGCAAGCCTCCAGGCTAGGAGGCTTGAGCGCCTGATGCTCGGGCATGGCTATGAGATTGCCGCCCGCATTCCCGATCGGAGCGTTTATCCGAAGCTCGCCGAGCAGGGGCTCACGGTCTTCGACGTCACAAGCAAGGCAGCACTGGCCGAGCAGGAGCATTGGTTGGGCTTGCTCGAGGCCCTTGAAAGGCTGGCGCTCTCATCGCTTCGTTGA
- a CDS encoding CHAD domain-containing protein — MSDETEIKLAIPAEELAAVEGLFAQDPPAEVESTYFDTPDLLLRQHGIQVRVRRDGDALLQTVKLPDDQGSALTRAEHEIPIKRPTLKLDHLLSAIPEALREEIAASELSPIFTTRFIRRRHRAGPDGVVELAFDRGEITRGDQQVPILEVEAELKGNDLSAFIQVVLDFLDHVPASLIASGKAARGYRLVTGAGPDVTHSPKLFLEPDLVLPDAIRLMLRHSFTHFLKNFAAAEAGVPEGIHQVRVGLRRFRSTISAFSPVMNTAGADGLIAGVKKLFTVLGTVREADVFLAENLPELAAAGMTPRLVDVVREETGRYRREAQDQLAAVLASTATARLVIELYGWIESGAWLKQDSPVDRLLAQRPVGDFAAPRLRKLHKRLLKKGKAARLSIVLDDWHEARIAAKKLRYAAEPLLSTLDLPRDAADGYRKTVEAIQGELGHLNDLHVAEDFLSKVIKTAAPQRRRSLKSALAVLKDWRARVEDEFIAGAGRAFRRFEKEGFPLRKGSAQR, encoded by the coding sequence TTGAGCGACGAGACCGAAATCAAGCTGGCAATCCCTGCGGAGGAACTCGCCGCTGTCGAAGGGCTATTCGCCCAGGACCCGCCCGCGGAGGTGGAGTCGACTTATTTCGATACGCCCGACCTCCTGTTGCGGCAGCACGGGATCCAGGTGCGGGTTCGCCGCGATGGCGATGCGCTGCTGCAGACAGTGAAGCTGCCCGATGATCAGGGCAGCGCGCTGACCAGGGCCGAGCACGAGATTCCCATCAAGAGGCCCACGCTCAAGCTGGACCATCTGCTTTCCGCCATTCCGGAGGCGCTGCGCGAAGAGATTGCCGCAAGCGAGCTTTCTCCCATTTTCACCACACGCTTCATTCGGCGGCGGCATCGCGCGGGGCCCGATGGGGTTGTGGAACTGGCATTCGATCGGGGCGAGATCACCCGTGGGGATCAGCAGGTGCCCATCCTCGAGGTCGAAGCCGAGCTCAAGGGGAACGATCTTTCGGCCTTCATCCAGGTCGTTCTCGACTTTCTCGACCATGTTCCTGCCTCGCTGATCGCCAGTGGCAAGGCAGCGCGCGGTTATCGGCTGGTCACGGGCGCCGGGCCTGATGTCACCCATTCGCCGAAGCTGTTCCTGGAGCCAGATCTCGTTCTGCCCGATGCGATCCGGCTGATGCTGCGGCATAGCTTCACCCATTTCCTCAAGAATTTCGCCGCCGCCGAAGCGGGCGTGCCGGAGGGCATACACCAGGTGCGCGTGGGCCTGCGCCGGTTTCGCTCGACAATCTCCGCCTTCTCTCCGGTGATGAACACGGCGGGCGCAGATGGTCTGATTGCGGGGGTGAAGAAATTGTTCACCGTGCTCGGCACGGTGCGCGAGGCGGATGTCTTCCTTGCGGAAAACCTGCCGGAGCTGGCCGCGGCGGGGATGACGCCGCGATTGGTGGACGTGGTTCGCGAAGAGACGGGGCGCTATCGGCGCGAGGCTCAGGATCAGCTCGCGGCGGTATTGGCCAGCACGGCGACCGCGCGGCTGGTGATTGAGCTTTATGGCTGGATCGAAAGTGGCGCGTGGCTGAAGCAGGACAGCCCCGTCGACAGGCTGCTCGCTCAGCGCCCGGTTGGGGATTTTGCAGCGCCGAGGCTGCGCAAGCTCCATAAGCGGCTGCTGAAAAAAGGAAAGGCGGCGCGGCTTTCGATTGTGCTGGATGACTGGCATGAGGCGCGGATTGCCGCAAAGAAGCTGCGCTATGCTGCGGAACCGCTCCTGTCCACGCTCGATCTGCCGCGGGATGCCGCAGATGGGTATCGGAAGACGGTCGAGGCCATTCAAGGCGAGCTTGGACACCTCAACGACCTGCATGTGGCCGAAGACTTTCTGAGCAAGGTGATCAAGACCGCCGCACCGCAACGTCGGCGCAGCCTCAAGAGCGCGCTCGCCGTGCTGAAGGACTGGCGCGCTCGCGTGGAAGACGAATTCATCGCAGGCGCCGGTCGCGCCTTCCGTCGCTTCGAAAAGGAGGGATTTCCGTTGCGCAAGGGATCAGCCCAGCGATGA